A window of the Pongo abelii isolate AG06213 chromosome 10, NHGRI_mPonAbe1-v2.0_pri, whole genome shotgun sequence genome harbors these coding sequences:
- the PMCH gene encoding pro-MCH, translating to MAKMNLSSYILIITFSLFSQGILLSASKSIRNLDDDMVFNTFRLGKAFQKEDTAEKSVIAPSLEQYKNDESGFMNEEENKISKNTGSKHNFLNHGLPLNLAIKPYLALKGSVAFPAENGVQNTESTQEKREIGDEENSAKFPIGRRDFDSE from the exons ATGGCAAAAATGAATCTCTCTtcctatatattaataataacattttctttgttttctcaagGTATTTTACTTTCAGCATCCAAGTCCATAAGAAATTTAGACGATGACATGGTATTTAATACATTCAGGTTGGGGAAAGCCTTTCAGAAGGAAGACACTGCAGAAAAATCAGTTATTGCTCCTTCCCTGGAACAATATAAAAATGATGAGAGCGGTTTCATGAacgaagaggaaaataaaatttcaaag AACACAGGCTCCAAACATAATTTCTTAAATCATGGTCTGCCACTGAATCTGGCTATAAAACCTTATCTTGCACTAAAAGGATCTGTAGCTTTTCCAGCTGAGAATGGAGTTCAGAATACTGAATCAacacaagaaaagagagaaattgggGATGAAGAAAACTCAGCTAAATTTCCTATAGGAAGGAGAGATTTTGACAGTGAGTAG